The following are from one region of the Juglans regia cultivar Chandler chromosome 10, Walnut 2.0, whole genome shotgun sequence genome:
- the LOC109021056 gene encoding pentatricopeptide repeat-containing protein At1g77170, mitochondrial-like: MSPPIHHLLHRISIFSHKPKCLTIFSHLNHSLSSIPSSSLDSQFNAQSPTNQGPQDSIHDPAKIIATQVSNCRNLLELNQVYARIVRTQLLELYPAPFHWNNIIRSYTRLDDPNKALCVYVAMSRAGLLPDSYTLPIVLKSVCQFLAIEFGRQLHSLAIRIGLESNEYCESGFINLYSKVGEFGNARKVFEQNRDRKLGSWNAIIGGLSRGGFAKEAIGMFLELRKCGFLPDDVTMLSVISASGSLGDLDLALQLHKCAFQAMPIEKPDILLSNSLIDMYGKCGRTDLAYKVFSRMEERNVSSWTSMIVGYAMHGPVNEALNCFQCMREAGVKPNHVTFVGVLSACVHGGAVQEGKYYFHMMKNAYGIMPQLQHYGCMVDLLGRAGLFEEAREIILGMPMKANSIIWGCLMGACEKYGNVKMGEWVAKHLQELEPWNDGVYVVLSNIYASRGLWKEVEMVREVMKQSRLAKIPGYSLATNSK, translated from the coding sequence ATGAGCCCCCCCATTCACCACCTCCTGCACAGGATTTCTATATTTTCACACAAACCCAAATGCTTGACCATATTTTCCCATCTCAATCACAGCCTCTCATCAATTCCTAGCTCATCTTTGGACTCTCAATTCAATGCTCAATCTCCAACAAATCAGGGACCGCAGGATTCAATCCATGATCCAGCAAAAATCATTGCGACCCAAGTGTCAAATTGCAGAAACTTACTGGAACTGAATCAGGTTTATGCACGGATTGTCCGAACCCAACTCCTAGAATTGTACCCTGCACCCTTTCATTGGAACAACATTATAAGATCGTACACTAGGCTAGATGATCCGAATAAAGCGCTTTGTGTCTATGTTGCAATGTCACGAGCCGGTCTCTTGCCCGATTCCTATACGCTTCCAATCGTCTTAAAATCTGTGTGTCAGTTTCTTGCCATTGAGTTTGGTCGACAGCTTCATTCGCTGGCCATAAGGATCGGGTTGGAGTCCAACGAGTACTGTGAGAGTGGGTTCATTAACCTGTATTCGAAGGTGGGTGAGTTCGGAAATGCGAGAAAGGTGTTTGAGCAAAATCGTGATAGAAAGTTGGGTTCTTGGAATGCAATCATTGGAGGTCTTTCTCGAGGTGGGTTTGCCAAGGAAGCAATAGGCATGTTCCTGGAGCTAAGAAAATGTGGGTTTCTGCCGGATGATGTGACTATGCTTAGTGTAATATCGGCTAGTGGAAGTCTTGGGGACTTGGACTTGGCTCTCCAACTGCATAAATGTGCTTTCCAAGCCATGCCCATTGAAAAACCGGACATTTTGCTGTCAAATTCGCTTATAGACATGTATGGAAAGTGTGGCCGGACGGACTTGGCATATAAAGTATTTTCAAGGATGGAAGAAAGAAATGTATCATCGTGGACATCCATGATTGTGGGTTATGCAATGCATGGCCCCGTAAATGAAGCACTAAATTGCTTTCAATGCATGAGAGAGGCTGGAGTGAAGCCGAACCATGTGACTTTTGTTGGGGTACTTAGCGCGTGTGTGCATGGTGGGGCTGTGCAAGAGGGAAAATATTACTTCCATATGATGAAGAATGCTTATGGGATAATGCCCCAGTTACAACATTATGGGTGCATGGTCGATTTGCTTGGTAGAGCGGGGTTGTTTGAGGAGGCCAGAGAGATAATATTGGGGATGCCGATGAAGGCAAATTCAATAATATGGGGGTGTTTGATGGGTGCTTGTGAGAAGTATGGGAATGTGAAAATGGGGGAGTGGGTGGCTAAGCATTTACAAGAATTGGAACCTTGGAATGATGGGGTTTACGTggttttatcaaatatttatgcCAGCAGAGGTTTGTGGAAAGAGGTTGAGATGGTAAGAGAAGTTATGAAGCAGAGCAGACTAGCTAAGATTCCTGGCTATAGCTTGGCAACGAATTCAAAGTGA
- the LOC108991409 gene encoding uncharacterized protein LOC108991409: MNYKPTGSNQMPQGFKARRALQLSLLLGVCFWLLYQIEHSNGKGKDYGGGLQSKLREQNTVLVLGRKAWSSDGGVSNLEDVNLVGEAKMKEDGGGGDDELDGILEEKIFHEELEQPEMVSLNDLINNSDVEGVYSKKGYDDPWGSSEQGGEKRLEIGDERDGKNPKTEVKQIGGEDSERQGKESEKVKEIADDSIKQYQDEAANFNRQDEKDKDIIGSKQEIAVQPSGLENNETAVSRSEMMLDGVHTFHDENGVPQDGNDLVETTLSDIRDDHEIILHQDT; this comes from the coding sequence ATGAATTACAAGCCCACTGGCAGCAACCAGATGCCCCAAGGATTTAAGGCAAGGCGGGCTTTACAGTTGTCATTGCTTTTGGGTGTTTGCTTCTGGTTGCTATACCAAATTGAGCACTCAAACGGTAAGGGGAAGGACTATGGTGGAGGTCTACAAAGCAAGCTCAGGGAACAAAATACTGTTCTTGTTTTGGGTCGGAAAGCATGGTCAAGTGATGGAGGTGTGTCCAACTTAGAAGATGTCAATCTTGTGGGAGAAGCTAAAATGAAAGAAGATGGTGGAGGTGGAGATGATGAATTAGATggaattttagaagaaaaaattttccaTGAGGAACTGGAGCAACCGGAGATGGTGTCTCTAaatgatttaataaataattctgaTGTTGAAGGAGTTTATTCCAAGAAAGGATATGATGATCCATGGGGAAGTAGTGAGCAAGGAGGTGAGAAGAGGCTTGAGATTGGTGATGAAAGAGATGGCAAGAACCCGAAAACAGAAGTTAAGCAGATAGGTGGAGAGGATTCAGAAAGACAAGGTAAGGAATCAGAAAAGGTTAAGGAAATTGCTGATGATTCTATCAAACAATACCAAGATGAAGCAGCCAACTTCAATAGACAAGATGAAAAGGATAAAGATATTATTGGAAGCAAACAAGAGATTGCAGTGCAGCCTAGCGGATTGGAGAACAATGAAACTGCTGTTAGCAGGAGTGAAATGATGTTGGATGGAGTCCATACCTTTCATGATGAGAATGGGGTTCCTCAAGATGGTAATGATCTTGTGGAGACCACACTAAGTGATATAAGAGATGATCACGAAATTATTCTGCATCAAGACACTTAA